In the genome of Mercurialis annua linkage group LG8, ddMerAnnu1.2, whole genome shotgun sequence, the window caccgaatgctgagaagggtaagcacaaatcagacttaaatacttTTACACTCATTTACTtaccaaaaaaccctctctgacttaagcatcggagtggctttcaggctgagcaagcctgaggtcctttgagcttatatttgttacttgtgcaggaagaGCAAACAGGCGATCTCTGTGACTCGACCTGTATCATTTGGTGCGGTGAGCGTGGAACTTATCAGTTTCGTCGTTCCTTTTAGATACTTTTTCAGAATTTGCTTTTTCAAGAATGGATCCCCTACGAGATAATACTCTACCAGCTACCAACAGAGAAGACAGGGAAACAGAACCACCGGCCCTAAATCTGTTCCCCCCAACCagcgaagaaggagaaaccagcGACCCCCTGGCGATAAGACAGACGATACCTCCGATAGCCACAGCACCTGATGAAGAGCCAATCAACAACCAAGCAATGTTCAAGGCTTTCCTAGAAATTACCAGTCTACTCAAAGACATCAAACAGAGTATCTCGTTAAAATCGCCAGAGCAGGGATCAGCGAAATCACCAGTACAGAAGTCAACGTCAACCATGGACAAGGGAAAAGAACCGATGCGAGAGGAAGGTGCCCGGAAAATTCCGCAAAGAAACAAAACGCCCCCATAGTAATTCCAGACGAGGAACGTTGGATGGATGAACAACACACCCTCAAAGACGGAGAAGAGCATCTGGAGGAAAGAGTCCGCCAAGTCATGAACAGGCTCGGAATAAGATGTGAAGACGTAGACATCTCTCTTCGAAGTGACTCACCACTTGCAGATTTCATCATCTCTCACGAGTTCCCTACAAAGTTCAGATACCCTCCAAATTTGGAATCATACGATGGAACAGGCTGTCCCAAGAGCCATATTCACAAATTCCAAGCGGTGATCAATGTTCAGACTAACTTAGATCACGTACTATGCAAACTTTTTCCTACTACCTTAAAAGGTCTGGCGCAGGAATGGTACCAAAGTTTAAAGCCAGGATCAGTGCTGACGTTCAAACAATTCTCAGGACTTTTCCAGGCTAGATTCGTAGCATGCATCCCTCAAAAGAAGCTGTCCACAGACCTGCTAGCCATCATGCAAAGGGAAGGAGAGACACTCAGGAAGTATGTAGAAAGATTCAATAAGGAGGCGATGCAGATAGAAGACCTGAGCCAGGAGATCGCCTACACAGCATTACTCAATGGAACTACCAACTCCGACCTACGAAAGGAATTGTTggctaaatcaccaaaatcattTACCACACTGATGACCATCGCACATACACAGATCAGAGTGGATGATGGCCAGAGAGAGATAGAGAATCGCCTTGGACGGGTAGAAGAACGAACGTTTGCAGAAAGAAGAAATGGGGACAGATCGCCCATAGGAAAGAGGTTCGGAGAGAAAGGCAACGaccatttcagaaataaaaggaaaaaagacgAAGATAGGCGATATACGCCCCTAAACACAACCAGAACCAACGTACTGTTTTGGGTAAAAGACAGCCGAGAGAAGGTCAGATGGCCAAGGAAGATGAACGCTGCATCAGCCAGCAAAAGAGACAACAGCAAATACTGTGAATTTCACAGAGACAACGGCCACACCACAGATGAATGCTGGCACCTGAAGGAAGAGATAGAAAAGCTGATAGAAAGGGGATCCCTTTCCCAGTTCGTAAAAAGGGATACCGAAGCCAGAGAGGCGgaatcagaaagaaagaaagagcggAGAGAAGAAACCGCCAGAAGACCCAGACCAGAGCCAACAGGCGTGGTTAACGTAATAATGGGCGGATCGACCGGAGGAGACAACAATACTACAAGAAAGAAAGCGGCAAGAACAGTCTACTCAGTTAGCCCAGGTGCACCAAATGCTAAGAAATTCAGAAGCGTATCTTTTTCGGAGGGCGATAGTCATGGCTTATCAGTCCCCCATGAGGACGCCCTAGTTGTCAAGGGGCGACTCAACAATTTCGAGGTATCTCGGATGCTTGAAGACACGGGAAGTTCGGTAAACATGATCACAATGGAAGTGTTCGGCAGAATTGGactcaagaaagaaaatttgacaCATGTCTCTACTCCACTGGTGGGACTAGGAGGCAAATCTGTACAGGTGGAAGGATCACTGGAGATAAACATCCAACTGGGGGATGGAGAGATCTACAAAGAGATCCGAGCAGAATTCATGGTGGTCAATATGGACTTTGCATATAACGCAATTCTCGGAAGGCCACTTTTGCACGATACGTGCGCATCCATTTGCATGAGGTACCTATTGATGAAAATCCCAACCAGAGAAGGCGATGCCAAAGTCAGAGGATGCCAAAAGTCAACCAGAGAAGCATACTTTACAGCTCTCAGGAAAATACATGTAACCTTGCCAGTACTAACAATGGAACCTCCAGAGAAGAAGGAAAGGGCGGAGCATTATGGGCGAACCACGAAAATCGAATTATCCCCAGGAAAGGAGATAGAAGTGGGAGATGAGCTAGAGGAAGAAATCAAACGATCTCTAACAGAAAACCTCAGAACACTTGGAGACTCCTTTGCCTGGACAACAGACGAACTGATCGGAGTAGACCCGGACATCATATGTCATCGGTTAAACATAGCGACCGACGCGAAGGCAGTGATACAGAAGAAGAGAAGACACTCGCCCGAAAAACAACTCGCCATCGCAGAAGAGGTCGCCCGGTTAAAAGCAGCAAACGTGATCAAAGACGCCTATTACCCCAAGTGGGTAGCAAATGTGGTAATGGTAAAAAAGTCCAATGACACTTACCGAATGTGTGTGGACTTCACAGATCTGAATAAAGCATGTCCCAAAGATAGTTTCCCGCTTCCACACATTGATCAGTTAGTAGACTCCACAGCAGGTCACGCCCTTTATGCATTCCTAGATGCCAAGGAGGGATATCATCAGATACCCATGGCACCTGAAGACCAGGAGAGGACGGCCTTCATAACGGACCAGGGATTATTTTGTTACAAGATGATGCCCTTCGGTCTGAAGAACGCAGGAGCCACATATCAGCGGCTGGTGAACTCAATATTCAGAGATCAGATCGGAAAacacatggaagtttatgtggatgacatgatCGTCAAAAGCATCCGAGCCGAAGACCACCCAGCAGATGTGAAGATAGTCCTAGAGACGCTAAAGAGATACCAGCTAAAACTCAATCCGGAAAAGTGCGTATTCGGAGTACCGGCAGGCAAGTTCTTGGGATACATGGTCTCTCAGCAGGGTATTGAGGCTAACCCAGATAAAATCGAAGCGGTCTTAAAAATGACGCCGCCACGGAGCATACATGAAGTCCAGAAGCTCAACGGCCGGATCACGGCTCTAGGTCGGTTCATGTCCTGCTCGGCAAAACGATGTCTACCTTTCTTCAAAACACTGAAGAAGATCAAGAATTTCACATGGACGGCAGAATGCCAGACAGCTTTCGAAGAACTGAAAAACTTCCTCTCGTCACCACCACTTTTGGCGAGGCCAGATCCAGGCGACGTGCtatatttatacatctcttGCTCTGACGAAACAATAGCAGGGGTACTGGTATCGGAGAAAGAAGGAGAGCAGTATCCGGTCTACTACGTAAGCAAGGTACTAAGGGACGCGGAGCTAAGATACCCAAGGTTGGAGAAACTAGCGCTGTGTGTATATACCGCCACCATCAAACTCGGGCATTATTTCGAGGGACATCAGGTTATCGTACGAACCGATCAACCCCTACGAAAGATCCTCCAGAAAGCAGAAACAAGCGGACGTATAGCAGAATGGGCTGTTAAGATCGGAAGCTTGGGCGTGGTCTATGAAGCTCGGAAAGCATTGAAGGCTCAAGCATTGGCCGACTTCGTCGCGGAACTAACATTCACAGAACCAATGGAAAACAAAGCAGTCCCCTGGGAATTACACGTCGACGGAGCAGTTTGTGGGGAAGGGGCAGGCATCGGTGTCGTGCTCAAAGGACCGGGGAAAATCCAAATGGAATACTCAGCAAGACTTGAATTCTCAGTTTCTAACAATGTTGCAGAATATGAGGCGCTGATAACAGGACTGCAATTGTGTGAAGAGCTCAATATCTCCGAAGCACATATCTACAGCGACTCACAACTGGTTGTGAAccaagtctcaggaaattttGAAGTCAAAGAAGCCACACTGAAGAAATACGCCAAGCAAGCCAAAGCCTTCTTTACAAATAATGGGCGATCTTGGTCGTTACAGCAAATACCCAGAGCAATGAATGGAAGATCGGATGAATTGGCAAAATGGGCGGCAACAAACAATCATGATTCAATGAGAAATATCCCTCATGAAATTAAACGACAGCCTAGCTTCCAAGGAGAAATCGAAGAAGGCGAAATGCTGATagtggaagaagaagaagaaaactggATGACTCCCCTCACAGCATACTTAGCTGATGGAACACTTCCGGAGGACAGAAAGGAAGCTAAAAGAATAGTGGTACTATCATCAAAGTTCGGAATATACAGTGGCCAGCTGTACAAGCGGTCATTCACCCATCCCTGGCTAAAGTGTGTAAACAAAAGAGAAGGAGAGTACATCATGAAAGAACTACACGAAAGAACCTGCGGAGCACATGATGGAGCATCAACTCTGGTCAGGAAAGCCCTGCTACAAG includes:
- the LOC126661942 gene encoding uncharacterized protein LOC126661942, encoding MDEQHTLKDGEEHLEERVRQVMNRLGIRCEDVDISLRSDSPLADFIISHEFPTKFRYPPNLESYDGTGCPKSHIHKFQAVINVQTNLDHVLCKLFPTTLKGLAQEWYQSLKPGSVLTFKQFSGLFQARFVACIPQKKLSTDLLAIMQREGETLRKYVERFNKEAMQIEDLSQEIAYTALLNGTTNSDLRKELLAKSPKSFTTLMTIAHTQIRVDDGQREIENRLGRVEERTFAERRNGDRSPIGKRFGEKGNDHFRNKRKKDEDRRYTPLNTTRTNVLFWVKDSREKVRWPRKMNAASASKRDNSKYCEFHRDNGHTTDECWHLKEEIEKLIERGSLSQFVKRDTEAREAESERKKERREETARRPRPEPTGVVNVIMGGSTGGDNNTTRKKAARTVYSVSPGAPNAKKFRSVSFSEGDSHGLSVPHEDALVVKGRLNNFEVSRMLEDTGSSVNMITMEVFGRIGLKKENLTHVSTPLVGLGGKSVQVEGSLEINIQLGDGEIYKEIRAEFMVVNMDFAYNAILGRPLLHDTCASICMRYLLMKIPTREGDAKVRGCQKSTREAYFTALRKIHVTLPVLTMEPPEKKERAEHYGRTTKIELSPGKEIEVGDELEEEIKRSLTENLRTLGDSFAWTTDELIGVDPDIICHRLNIATDAKAVIQKKRRHSPEKQLAIAEEVARLKAANVIKDAYYPKWVANVVMVKKSNDTYRMCVDFTDLNKACPKDSFPLPHIDQLVDSTAGHALYAFLDAKEGYHQIPMAPEDQERTAFITDQGLFCYKMMPFGLKNAGATYQRLVNSIFRDQIGKHMEVYVDDMIVKSIRAEDHPADVKIVLETLKRYQLKLNPEKCVFGVPAGKFLGYMVSQQGIEANPDKIEAVLKMTPPRSIHEVQKLNGRITALGRFMSCSAKRCLPFFKTLKKIKNFTWTAECQTAFEELKNFLSSPPLLARPDPGDVLYLYISCSDETIAGVLVSEKEGEQYPVYYVSKVLRDAELRYPRLEKLALCVYTATIKLGHYFEGHQVIVRTDQPLRKILQKAETSGRIAEWAVKIGSLGVVYEARKALKAQALADFVAELTFTEPMENKAVPWELHVDGAVCGEGAGIGVVLKGPGKIQMEYSARLEFSVSNNVAEYEALITGLQLCEELNISEAHIYSDSQLVVNQVSGNFEVKEATLKKYAKQAKAFFTNNGRSWSLQQIPRAMNGRSDELAKWAATNNHDSMRNIPHEIKRQPSFQGEIEEGEMLIVEEEEENWMTPLTAYLADGTLPEDRKEAKRIVVLSSKFGIYSGQLYKRSFTHPWLKCVNKREGEYIMKELHERTCGAHDGASTLVRKALLQGYYWPSMKEQATTLVRGCWPCQQHALIPRKQASEMKPIGSAWPFAQWGMDILGPLPLATGQRKFLFDSAKFRKFCAEYQIDLRFTSVYHPQSNGQTEVANRILLAGLKRRLDECKGRWVEELYSVLWNYRTTPRESTGETPFALAYGTEAVIPVEIGAPTPRTEDNQLNLEENEAELRNNLDLLDEKINRSDIRMEAYRQKMARHFNSHVKKRKFKLGDLVMRKTEVKKGEAGTGKLQPNWEGPYTISKVIKEGTFKLTNSMGITIPRAWNANNLRKI